In the genome of Phlebotomus papatasi isolate M1 chromosome 2, Ppap_2.1, whole genome shotgun sequence, one region contains:
- the LOC129801773 gene encoding cullin-2 codes for MSLKPKRVNFDQTWEGLKETVKEVVTLSNVKRDIWNNRFGDVYSICVAYPEPLADKLYSETKNLLESHVENMLATKVAPAINSQGSDVSDTLLWRYYEAWSEYSRGIGYLNFLYMYLNMQHIKKKKLSEPETLYASVSSDIQEQMEIGELGLDIWRVKMIESLGEELVKQVLEGIKADRMGTETNSRNVEVIHGVIQSFVQVQDYRKKGNLKLYQELFEKPMLATSGEYYRSEAVKILQKCSVSKYMEEVIRKLEDEKRRAEKFLHHSSIPKLRKECQERMVTDHIDFLYSECKEMVAQERREDLKNMYILLKPVPDGLKQLILTFLDHIKNEGNETISTLKGDNIHIQFVENMLQVHHKYEELISDTFSFGYAVDPHFLSALDKACASVINTTIRIGEKQTCRSAELVARYCDSLLKKSKSTESEIDTKLTKSITIFKYIEDKDVYQKFYSRMLAKRLIHEQSLSMDAEEAMINRLKQACGYEFTNKLHRMFTDISVSADLNNKFNIYLKDNKVEIGISCQIKILQAGAWPLGPTQVVIPFAVPQEFEKSIRMFEAFYHTNFNGRKLTWLHYLCQGELKLGYLKKSYIVTMQTYQMAILLLFECVDMMVCKEIQETLQLNTDTFQKHMQSLIESKLLLASTEELKDDTEIRLNFDYSNKRTKFKITAALQRETPQEVEHTMNAVDEDRKLYLQAAIVRIMKSRKILRHNALVQEIYTQSRVSFAPSILMIKKCIESLIEKQYIERTPNSTDEYSYVA; via the exons ATGTCATTGAAACCGAAACGAGTGAATTTCGACCAAACATGGGAAGGTCTGAAGGAGACTGTCAAGGAAGTAGTAACATTGAGCAATGTTAAGCGTGATATTTGGAACAATCGATTTGG ggATGTTTATTCAATATGCGTGGCATATCCTGAGCCCCTGGCTGACAAATTGTACTCTGAGACGAAAAATCTGCTGGAGAGTCATGTGGAGAATATGCTGGCGACAAAAGTGGCGCCTGCTATTAACTCACAGGGCAGCGATGTGAGTGATACCCTTTTGTGGCGATACTATGAGGCATGGTCAGAATATAGTCGGGGTATTGGGTACCTCAATTTCCTCTACATGTACTTAAATATGCAGCACATCAAGAAGAAGAAGTTATCCGAGCCAGAAACTCTCTATGCCAGTGTATCGAGTGACATTCAGGAGCAAATGGAAATTGGGGAACTTGGGTTGGATATATGGCGTGTTAAAATGATTGAATCTCTGGGGGAGGAATTGGTGAAGCAAGTTCTCGAGGGCATTAAGGCAGATAGAATGGGCACAGAAACTAATTCACGCAATGTCGAAGTAATTCATGGAGTTATTCAAAGTTTTGTCCAAGTGCAGGATTATCGAAAAAAGGGCAATCTCAAGTTGTACCAGGAGTTATTTGAGAAGCCAATGCTTGCCACCAGTGGTGAATATTATCGCAGTGAGGCTGTAAAAATCCTGCAAAAGTGTTCGGTGAGCAAGTACATGGAGGAGGTGATTAGGAAATTGGAAGATGAAAAGAGGAGAGCAGAGAAATTTCTGCATCATAGCTCAATTCCGAAATTGAGGAAGGAGTGTCAGGAAAGAATGGTTACGGATCACATTGATTTCCTGTATTCGGAGTGCAAGGAAATGGTGGCGCAGGAGCGACGGGAAGATCTCAAGAACATGTACATTTTGCTCAAACCCGTACCAGATGGACTTAAGCAGCTTATCCTTACATTTCTGGATCACATTAAGAACGAAGGCAACGAGACCATTTCGACGCTCAAAGGCGACAAT ATTCACATCCAATTTGTGGAAAATATGCTGCAGGTTCATCATAAGTACGAAGAACTGATCAGTGACACATTTAGTTTTGGCTATGCCGTAGATCCGCACTTTTTGAGTGCTTTGGACAAGGCGTGTGCCAGTGTCATTAATACTACTATTCGAATTGGGGAGAAACAAACGTGCCGAAGTGCCGAACTGGTAGCCAGGTACTGTGATAGTCTgctgaaaaagtcaaaatcgacGGAGAGTGAGATTGATACGAAACTCACAAAAAGCATCACGATATTCAAGTACATCGAAGACAAGGATGTATATCAGAAATTCTACAGCCGAATGTTGGCCAAACGGCTGATTCATGAGCAATCACTTAGCATGGATGCCGAAGAGGCTATGATTAATCGACTGAAGCAGGCGTGTGGCTATGAGTTTACCAATAAGCTCCACCGAATGTTCACGGATATCTCTGTGTCGGCGGACTTGAACAACAAGTTCAATATTTACCTCAAGGATAATAAAGTGGAAATTGGGATATCGTGCCAGATAAAAATTCTGCAAGCTGGAGCATGGCCCCTAGGACCAACTCAGGTGGTCATTCCTTTTGCTGTCCCCCAAGAATTTGAGAAGTCCATTAGAATGTTTGAAGCCTTTTATCACACCAATTTCAATGGACGCAAACTCACCTGGTTGCACTATTTGTGTCAGGGAGAGTTGAAGCTGGGTTACCTAAAAAAATCCTACATCGTCACCATGCAGACTTACCAGATGGCCATTTTGTTGTTGTTTGAGTGTGTTGATATGATGGTGTGTAAGGAAATCCAGGAAACACTACAACTCAACACGGACACTTTCCAGAAACACATGCAAAGTTTGATTGAGTCAAAATTGCTGCTGGCCAGTACTGAAGAACTCAAAGATGACACAGAAATCCGACTTAATTTTGACTACAGCAATAAGAGGACAAAATTCAAGATAACAGCAGCATTGCAGAGGGAGACACCACAAGAAGTGGAGCATACCATGAATGCTGTGGATGAGGATAGAAAACTCTACCTTCAAGCTGCCATTGTGAGAATCATGAAGTCACGCAAGATATTGCGCCACAATGCACTTGTCCAAGAG